DNA from Aliarcobacter butzleri:
TGTAAAAGTATCTTCAGAAGATACAGATGGAAGTGAAAATATCACAAAAATAGTGATTAGTGGCGTTCCAAAGGGTGTTATAATAGACACAGGTTCTGCTGAATTAGATGCAAAAATAACTGTAAGTGAGCACAATGGTATTTATACGATTACAGGACATAATTTAAATAGTAGTAATTTTAAAGATATCGTATTTAAAGTAGATGGAAATGCAAATTTTGAATATAGAGATATTACTATTACTGCATATACAAAAGATGCCCAAGGATCAATTGAAGAACAAACAAGTACAAAAATAACTTTAGATAAAACTCATAATGGAAATGGAGGAGGAACTGGAACAGGTCCAAAACTAGACATTATAGTTGATGAAGTTAAAAAAGATTTTAATGCAACAGAAGATACAGAGTTTAATTTCCTAGATGTATTTAAAGTTACAGTAGCAGATAATTCAAATGATGGAAGAACAGAGTTAAATTTCAAAATTGATGTAGGTTCAAATGCAACATTAAAAGGTTTAGATGCTTATAAAAATGCAGATGGAAGTTATACAATAAAAGGGAATAGAGCTGATATTGAGTCTGTTTTAGCAAATTTAAAAGTAGTTCCAAATAAAGATTTTAATAGTAATCAAGATGGAGATGGAATATCTATTAAAGTAGAAACAAATGGAAAAGAATCTACTATAAAAGTTCCTGTAACTCCTGTAACGGATAGTTTAAATGTAGAAATAACAGCAAATGATAGTACAACTATAGATGAAAATGGTGAGTTTAATTTTGATATTAAACTTACGAATAATTCAGATAAAGAGTTTACAAATATAAATGATTTTTATGTTGTTGTAAATGAAAACTTTGAAGCTGGAGAAAGCTCAAAAGGTGAGTTATATTTAGGAAATACTAAACTAGAATTATTAGATGGAAAATATAAATTACCAGCAGATTATAAGCTAGGTGATAGTTTAAATCTTACTTATAAATCTGGTGAAGATAGACATGGAGCAGTTGAAATAAAAGTAATTGCTTTAAATAAAGAAACAGGTGCAGCAAATGAATTAACTTCGACAGGAACTACAACTATTACTGTAAAACCTGTTGCTTCTTCTGAAATAGAAGTGAAAAAAGTGCAAGATGGTATTGAAGATAAAGAAATGGCAAGTGCAAAATTAAATGTTGTAAAAGCTGACCCATCTGAGAAATTTGAAAGTGTTTTAATAAAAGTTGCTTCTGGAGTGGCAGTTTATTATGATAATGGAAATGCTTTAGCTATGAACTTAGGGGATGGTTCTTGGTTAGTTCCTGTAAATAGTGATGGTACACTTCCTCAAATCTTCTTCAAAGGAAATGAACACTTTGGTGGAGAAATTAAATTTGATGCAATAATAAATGTAAAAGATGGAAATTCTAAAAGCACAATTGAACTAAAAGATAGTTCTGTTTATATTAAAGAAGTTGCAGATGGTGTTACTATTGACCCAACAAAAACAGGAATTGATGCAAAAGGATTTGAATGGACAAGTTTAAATCTAAATGCAAATATGAAAGATGTTGATGGTAGTGAAAAAATGCATTTCACTCTTGAAGGATTAGATAGTTCTGCACAATTTAGAATCGTTGATAAAGATGGAAATATTACAGATTTAAGTTCACAATCTAAATTTGAAAATGGAAAATGGACTATAAATGGAATTGAATATGAAGATATAAATAATATTCAAATTACTCATGATAAGTCAGTAAAAGATATCAAAGTAGAAGCTTGGACTCAAGATGGTCAAGATGCAGATATATCAAATAAAGTAGAAGGTAAATTTGATCTAAACTTTACTCAAGATGCACTTAAAGATGGAACTCTTACTTTAGGAAAAGAGATGAATATAGACTTCTCAAAAATAGAAAGTGGAGACATCAAAGACGTAAGTACTATTGATTTAGGTGCACAAGGTGAAAATAAACTTCTAAATCTTACACTTCAAGATGTTATGGATATTGGTAAAAAAGATGGAAGTGGAAATATAAATCTTACAATCCTTGGTGATGAAAAAGATGGTGTTTCATTTGCAAAAAATGATGGATGGAAAAAGTCAGAAACAACAATTACTGAAAACAATAAAACATTTGATGTATATACAAATGATGGAAATTCAACTGTTCAAGTAAAAGTTGAACAACCAATTTCAGATGGAATTACAAACTAATTTCATCTTGAAGGTTTATTTTAAAAGGTAAGGATTTTTATCCTTGCCTTTTTTTATTTTAGAAAAATTCTTTATACAAATCCCTATTTTTAGAAAATATTTTATAAGTTACATCTTTGTAATTAAACTCTAAATAATTTGCATGAAGCCACAATCTATATGATTTTGTAACTTTAAATCTATCCTCTTCACTCAAAGTTTTGTTTAGATAATTTTCTGCATTTTCATCATCAACTCCATAAATTGGATCACCTAAAATTGTATGTCCCATAGAATGAAGATGAACTCTTATTTGATGTTGTCTTCCTGTAAGAGGAAGAGCTTCTACTAAAGTTAGATTTTTTTCTTTATCATATATTATTGGTTTTATTATTGTTATCGATTCTTTTCCACCCTCTTCTTGTGTACAAACTTTCATTCTTACACCAATAGCCTTTCCTTCTCTATCTAGGGCTTTATTTATTTTAAGTTCTTCTTTTATTTCTCCTTGAACAATAGCTAAGTATGATTTATGATACTTTTTTTCTTGAAACATATCTTTTAACTCTATTTCACTCTTTTTATTTTTTCCAACAATTACAAGCCCAGAAGTTTCTGCATCTATTCTATGAATTAAGTTCGCATTTTCACCAAAGTGGTATCTGATTTCATCAAGTAAAGAGTAAGAAGTATTTTTTGAAATTGGGTGAACCATAAGATTTGTAGGTTTATCAAAAATAGCAAAATCTTCAAATTCTAAAAGTGGTTTTAAACCTTTTGTTTGTCCTTCGAAAACAGCTATAAAAATATGCTCAGTTGGGATTTCATCCCCTGCATTTATCTGATTCATATTCTCATCGAAGATTCTTCCTTTTGAAGTTAAACGTTGCCCTATTTTAGGGTCAAACTTCAAATTCTGTATTAAAAAAAGTTGTATTTTTTTACCTTTTATTGCATCATATTTTCTAAGTGTAAATGCCAAAATTTATTTCCTATTTTTATCTTATATTTTGTTCTGATTAGATATAGTTCAAGTTCAAAATAACGACAATTTTATAATAAAATTTATACAAATATGATTATAAGGGATTTTTTATGGTTGAAAGATATGCTAGAGTTGAAATGAGTTCAAAGTGGACTCAAGAAGCAAGATATGCAGCTTGGCTAGAAGTAGAAAAAGCAGCAGTAAAAGCTTGGAACAAACTTGGACTTATTCCAGATGAAGATTGCGAAAAAATAGTAAAAAATGCCTCTTTCAGCGTAGAAAGAATAGAAGAAATCGAAGCTATTACTAAGCACGATTTAATTGCATTTAATACAAGTGTTTCTGAATCTTTAGGTGAAGAATCAAGATGGTTTCATTATGGTATGACATCTTCTGATGCGGTTGATACAGGTGTTGCTCTACAAATGAGAGATTCTTTAAAAATCATCATTGATGATGTAAAAATGCTTATGGAATCTATTAAAAAAAGAGCATTAGAGCATAAATTTACTTTAATGGTTGGAAGAAGTCATGGTATTCATGGTGAACCTATTACTTTTGGTTTAACTTTAGCTGTTTGGTATGATGAAGTTGCAAGACATTTAAAAAATCTTGAAGAGACTATGGATGTTATTGCAGTTGGACAAATCTCTGGAGCTATGGGTAACTTTGCTCATGCACCACTTGAACTTGAAGAGTATGCAATGGCTGAGCTTGGACTTAAACCAGAACCATGTTCAAATCAAGTTATTCATAGAGATAGATATGCAAGACTTGCAACTGCTTTAGCACTTTTAGCATCTAGTGTTGAAAAGTTTGCAGTTCAAGTAAGACATTTACAAAGAACAGAAGTTTATGAAGCTGAAGAGTATTTTGCAAAAGGGCAAAAAGGAAGTTCAGCTATGCCACATAAAAGAAATCCAATCTTAACTGAAAATATAACTGGACTTGCAAGAATGATTAGAGCTTATGCAATTCCAGCTATGGAAAATGTTGCACTTTGGCATGAAAGAGATATTTCTCATTCTTCAACTGAAAGATTTTGGTTACCAGATGCATTTATAACAACAGATTTTATGTTACATAGAATGAATAGTGTAATTGCAAACTTAACAGTTATGCCTGAAAATATGATGAAAAATCTTAACTTAACAGGTGGGTTAGTATTCTCTCAAAGAGTTTTACTTGAGCTTCCATTACAAGGTGTAAGTAGAGAAGATGCTTATAGAATTGTTCAAAGAAACGCTATGAAAGTATGGGAAGAGATTCAAAAAGGGAAACCAACAACAAATGAAAAAGGTGAATCTTTATATCTTCAATATTTATTAGGTGATGAAGAGTTAAGAGCATCTTTGAGTGAAGAGCAAATTAGAGAGTGTTTTAACTTTGATTATTATACAAAAAATGTTGATGCAATATTCAAAAGAGTTTTTAAATAAAGGGTAACAAATGGCAATTATGATTCAAAAAAGAAATGGTCGTAAAGAACTTTTAGATATTACAAAAATCCAAAAAATGTCTATGGAAGCAACAAAAGGCTTAGAAGGTGTTAGTCAAAGTGAATTAGAACTTGATGCACATATAAAGTTTATTGATGGTATGCACTCTAAAGATATTCAAGATGCTTTAATTAAAACAGCTGTAGAAAAAATTGATATTGATGTACCAAATTGGACATTTGTTGCTGCAAGACTATTTTTATTTGATTTATATCATAGAGTAGGAATTGCAACTCATGGTGTAAAAGGTGAGGCATATTGTCATTTAAAAGATTATATAAAATTTGGAATAGAAGCTGGAAGATTAATACCAAGTATTGCAGATGGTTATGATTTAGATGAACTAAATGCATATATTGACCCTTCAAGAGACCTTTTATTTAACTATTTAGGAATAAAAACTTTATATGATAGATATTTAATAAAAAATAGAAAAGCTGAACCAATAGAGTTACCACAACAAATGTTTATGGCAATAGCTATGTTTTTAGCTCAAAATGAAAAAGACAAACAATCAAAAGCAAAAGAGTTTTATGATGTAGTTTCTAAATTTGAAGTTATGTTAGCAACTCCAACTTTATCAAATGCTAGAACAAATAGACATCAATTAAGTTCTTGTTACATTGGTTCAAGTCCTGATAATATCGAAGGTATTTTTGATGGTTACAAAGAGATGGCACTTCTATCTAAATATGGTGGTGGAATCGGTTGGGATTGGAATCAAATCAGAAGTTTAGGTGGAGTTATTGATGACCACAAAAGTGCTGCTGGTGGAACTGTACCATTTTTAAAAATTACAAATGATTTAGCTATTGCAGTTGACCAATTAGGTACAAGAAAAGGAGCAATTGCTGTTTATCTTGAGCCTTGGCATATGGATATAGTTGATTTTGTTGATCTAAAGAAAAACTCTGGAGAAGAAAGAAGAAGAGCGCATGATTTATTCCCTGCTCTTTGGATTTCTGATTTATTTATGGAAAGAGTAATGGAAGACTCTTATTGGACTTTATTTGACCCTTATGAAGTAAGAGATTTAAGTGAAACATTTGGTGATGAGTTCAAAGCAAAATATGTAGCTTACGAAAATGATGAAACTATCACAAAAGATAGAATGAAAGCAAAAGATTTATGGAAAAAAATCTTAACTTCATATTTTGAGGTTGGAAGTCCATTCTTATGTTGGAAAGATACAGCAAACAGAACAAATCCAAACTCTCATGTAGGACATATTAGAAGTTCAAATCTTTGTACAGAGATTTTCCAAAATACAAATCCAAACCACTATAAAATCAAATTAGAGTTTGAAGATGGTACAGTTTCTACTTATGAAGAATCAGATTTAGTAGTTGTTGATGGTGGAGTTACTAAAAAAGCAAATAAAGTTTCTGCACTTGATAGTGTAAATGGTAAAAGAGTATTTATTGTTGAAAAAGAGAAAATTGATGGAGATACAGCTGTTTGTAATCTAGCTTCTATAAATTTATCAAAAATAAATACAAAAGAAGACATAGAAAGAGTTGTTCCAACTGCTATAAGAATGCTTGATAATGTAATAGATTTAAACTTCTATCCACTTAGAAAAGTAAAAGCAACAAACTTAAAATCAAGAAGTATTGGTTTAGGTGTTATGGGTGAAGCAGAGATGTTAGCTCAACATCAATTAGCTTGGGGTTCAAGTGAACACTTCAAAAAGATTGATCAAATTATGGAAGCAATTTCATATAACACAATTAAATCAAGTTCAGATTTAGCAAGTGAAAAAGGTGTATATCCTACATTTGAAGGTTCAAAATGGAGTAAAGGTATTATGCCTCATGATTTAGCTCCTCAAGCTGTTAATGCACTTGTAGATAAAGATTTATTTGATACAAGTTATGATTGGGATGTATTAAGAGAAAAAGTTAAAAAAGATGGTATGAGAAATGGTTATCTAATGGCTATTGCTCCAACTTCTTCTATTTCGATTCTTGTAGGAACTACACAAGCAATAGAACCAGTTTATAAAAGAAAATGGTTTGAAGAGAACTTATCAGGATTAATTCCAGTTGTTGTTCCAAGATTAAGTCCAGAAACATGGGCTTATTATACACCTGCATTTGAAATTGACCAATTACAAGTTATCAAAGCAGCAGCAATTAGACAAAAATGGATTGACCAAGGGCAATCAACAAATATTTTTATGAGTTTAGATAAAGCAAGTGGAAAATATTTGCATGAAATTTATACATTAGCTTGGAAATTAGGACTTAAATCGACTTACTATTTAAGAAGCCAAAGTCCAGAAGCAAAAAATGATGTAGAAGATAGAAGTATGGAGTGTGCAGGTTGTCAGTAATTTAAAAGTTAAGTTATTTTAGGACAATTATTATGGCACTGCAAAAAAAAGATTTTAAAAACAGTTTATTAAAAATTGAATTCCGTATTTTCGGATATTATGTAAAATTTATGGCAAAGAAGGCTTAAAATGGAAAGAAAAACTAATTATAACCCTGATTCTAAAGAGAGCTTAAACGATAGAAGAGTTTTTGGTGGAAATAGTGATGGAATGATCAATTTTACTAGAATGAAATATCAATGGGCTTTAAATCTTTGGGATACAATGGAAGCAAATACTTGGTTTCCAAGAGAAGTTCAAATGACAGGTGATGCAAAAGATTATAAGTTTTTAACACCTGCTGAAAAAAGAATGTATGATTTAGTTTTATCTCAACTTATCTTTATGGATTCATTACAAACAAATAATCTAATGGATAACATAAATCCTTATATTACTGCTCCGGAAATAAATGCTTGTTTAGCAAGACAATCTTACGAAGAGGCAAACCATAGTAAATCTTATGCTGTTATGGTTGAATCAATTTCTGATAACACAGATTTGATTTATGATATGTGGAAAAATGACGCAAAATTAAGAGAAAAAAATACATACATTGCAGAAGTTTATAAAAATCTTTCAGGTGATATAGATGATAGAAAAATAGTTTTAGCACTATTTGCTAATCAAATTTTAGAAGGTTTATATTTCTATGCAGGATTTGCAGCTATTTATGCTCTTGGAAAATCAGGAAAAATGCTTGGAAGTTCTCAAATGATTAGATTTATTCAAAGAGATGAAGTAACCCACCTTTTACTTTTCCAAAACATGATAAATAGTGTAAGAAAAGAAAGACCAGATTTATTTACTAGTGAATTAGAAGAGACAGTTAGAGCGATGTTTAGAAAAGCTGTTGATTTAGAAGCTTCTTGGGGAGCATATATCACTCAAGGACAAATTCTAGGATTTACAGATGGAATTATTAGACAATATATTGAGTATTTAGCAGATAGAAGACTTGAAGCTGTTGGATATAAAGCAGAATATGGAGTAAAACATCCAATTCCATGGGTTGATGGTTATGCATCTTTCAATGACCAAAGAACGAATTTCTTTGAAGGGAATGTTGTAAACTACTCAAAAGGTTCGATAGACTTCGATGACTTTTAAAAAAAGAAGATTTTCTAATCTTTCTTTTTGGCAATCTCTGCGTTGGCGCTCGTATTTTAAGGACTCACTTACTTTAGTAAGCTCCTCTCTAAAATCCAATCACCGCCTTGACCTTAACAAAAATAAAAATCATAAAATCTCTTTTTAGGAATTAAATATGAAATATCTATTAATCTTTTTTGCTATTTTTGCTGTTGTAATTATAGTAATTGCTATAAGTTTTGCAAGTGGAGTTATATCTGTTTTACCAAAAGAAATTGGAGAATATGGTCAACTTGGAGATTTCTTTGGAGGAACACTAAATCCTATATTTGCTTTTTTCGCTTTTCTAACATTGTTATATACTGTTTATTTACAATCAGAAACATTAAAAGTATCTAGAAAGGAATTGTTAGCAACTAAAGAAGAGTTAGAAAAGTCAAGAATTGCACAAGAAGAACAAAGTGAATCTTTAAAACTTCAAAATCAAGCAACAAAATTACAAATGTTTGAAAATACTTTTTTTAAGTTATTTGAACAACATAATAAAATGTTAGATAACTGTTATAATTCACACGGGATTATCTCTATTTTGAATTATCAATCTAATCGTATAAATGATGTTGGTGGAGTATTAAAAGATGCGAATAAGAATGAGTTGATAGATAATTTCAGATATACAAATGAGCATAATAATGCTGTAAAGAATTATTTTATGGTACTTTATCAGTTATTAAAGTTTATAGATATTCAATGCATTAAAAATAATTTTGATGCAAAATTTTTTACTAATATGGTTCGAGCAATACTTGATAATGAAATATTAAAAGCTTTAGCTGTTAATATTGTTGCATATAAAGATTTTACACAATATAAAGAATATGTTGAAAAATATGAATTATTCGAACATTTATACATAGATGATAAAGATGTCAATTCTAATCTTTTATTTGATGTATTAATTGAATATGATAAAAAAGCTTTTGGAAAAAATGAGAAGATTTTAGACAAATATAATGAATTAAAAGAAAGTAAACAGTAATTAACTTTTCTCTAAACTCATTTTGTTAAACTTATTTCTTTTGATTGGAGAGAAATAATGTTAACACAAAATATAATGCCAAGATTTAGCGAAACAGATGCTTTAGGACATATAAATAACAATACTTATGGAGTTTGGTTTGAAGCAGCAAGAGAGCCAATATATAAGCTATTTTTACCAAATTTAAATATAAAAAAATGGTGTTTAGTTATGGCTCACAGTTCAAACGACTTTTTAAAAGAGGTTTTTTGGGGTGAAGAAGTTATCGTAAAAACGGCTGTTTCAAAGATAGGAAACTCATCTTTTGAGCTAAAACACGCAGTTTATCAAAAAGGTGTTTTATGTACATCTTCAAAAACAGTTTTGATTCATTATGATTTTGATTCAAAAATAGCTATAAAAATTCCAGATAATATAAAAGCAAAATTAGAAGAGCATATTTTTACAGATAACTGGGATTTAAAAATATAATAAAAAGGAATAACTAATGCCAATTTCAAGAGTAAAAGATTTTTTAGAAAATGAGTTAGAAAATTTAGACAATTTTTCTTACAAAATTGATAACGATGATAATCATATTTATGTAATATTTTCAATAATTTTAGGTGAAAACTCAAATAAAGAGTTAACTTTTAAACTTTTAAATAATATTTTATACTTGCACTCTATAACTTATGGATGGAAGCCTGTGGAAAAAGGAAGCGCAAATAAATACTTTTGGATAGAAGTTTTAAAATAATTTTTAACAAAATTTTTATAATTATGATATAATAAAATAATTTATACTGAGGTTTTTATTTATGTCAATTTCTGGTAAGATTATTTTATTATTATTCATATTTTTACTTTTAAATTTCATATCTATTTTTACTTTCAATTATGATGAGTATTTTAAAGATAAAAGCGGTAGCAATATCTATTTTGAAAATAAAAGTAGCTTTAATTTATTCAATAAAACTGAGTACAAACCTTCAGATTTTACTATAACAAAAATCGATAATTCTATAGAACTAAGTGGTACTTTTGAAAATCAAAAAGTTGCTCAAGATGTTATTCAAGCATTAGGAATAAATAAAGAAGGCACTTTAACATATCAAAACAATGTTGTAGTTGATAAAGGAGTATTAGAAACAATTTTCCTTTTAATCGTACCATTTAAAGATTTTTTTGCAGATAACTCAAAAATATCAGTTATAAATAATGAAATACTACTTTCTGGTGAATTAAAAAATAAAATGTATAAAAATCTTATTGATACAATTATTTTACAAAAAAGCAAGAATATAATCCTAAAAACAGAAATTTCAATTCCTGAAGATAATCCAATAAATAATCAACAAAATGAAAATAGTAATGAAGAAGTTATCAAAAATGAAACTTTGAAATTACCTGAAATACAGTTACTAATAAACAATATTTTAAAAGATAGAAAAATAAGTTTTGAGAGAAAAAGTTCTATCCCAACAGAACAATCACAAAATACTATAAAAGAAATTGCAAAAATTTTAAATGAAAATCCAAATTTTAAAGTTGAAGTAGCAGGACATACAGATTCAAGAGGTGAAGCTGCTTTAAATAAACAAATTTCTCAAGATAGAGCAAATAGTGTAAAAAATATTCTAGTAAATAGTGGCGTAAACGAGACTAGAATTAAAGCAATTGGTTATGGAGAAGAGTTTCCTATTGCAAAAGATGATGAAAATGGATTGTCGGAAATTAATCGTAGGGTGGAATTTATTATAGGAGAGTAGTACGTGTTTGAAATTGCCCCATTTATAGTTACTAATTTAGTTATTGCTTTGGTTATAGGTATTTTTATTGGTTATTTAATAGGAAAGAAAAGAAATGAGATTAAGACTATTAAAACTGATAATGAAGAATCGATGGAAAATAAAAAAGTTAGATTTAGAATAAATCCTATTTTTAATAAAACTTCATCCTTAGACTATAAACCAATGGTTTTAAGTTCATCAAGTAAAATAGATAATTTCAAAAAAATAAAAGGTATTAATTCTCAAATTGAGAAAAACTTATATAATTTAGGGATTTTTCATTATGAACAAATAGCAAATTGGACAAATAAAAATGTAGAATGGATAGAAGGCTTTTTAGAGTTACCATTCCATGTAAGAAATAACCAATGGGTTGAGCAAGCAAGAATCTTAAAAAATGGAAATGAAACAACTTATAGTAAACAAGTTGAAAATGGTGAAATAGAAGTAGATTAAATAATCTACGATTCTATTTTTACTATATATCTTCCAGTTACTTCTCCTGAAAGTAGTTTCTGACAAACTTCTTTTATCTCATTTAAAGTAATTTCTGTTGTAATCTCTTTTAAGTTATCTATTTTCCAAGTAGATGCTAGTTTTTCCCAAATCAATTGTTTTTTGATAGTTTACACTCAACTGAATCAATTCCTATTAATCTAACACCTCTTAAAATAAATGGATAAACATTTGTATTTAACTCATAAGATGCTGTAAGACCACAACAAGTAACCACTCCATCATATTTTACTTGTTTTAGTGCTTGAGCAAGAATATCTCCACCGACAGTATCCACAACACCAGCATATTTCTCTTTTAATAAGGGTTTCTTGATATTCTCAAGAAATTCATTTCTAAAAATTACTTCATTTGCACCAATACTTTTTAAGTAGTTAGTTTTTTCTTCTTTTCCTGAAAGTGCAACTACATTGTAACCCAATTTATTTAGGATAGATACAGCAATAGAACCAACTCCTCCTGTTGCACCTGTTACCAAAATATCTCCTGATTCTGGTGATATATCATTTGATATTAATTCATTTATACTAAGTGCAGCTGTAAGCCCTGCTGTTCCATATATCATTATATCTTTATCACTAATACAATCAGGGATTCTAGCTACCCAAGAAGCTTTAACTTTTACATATTCACTATGTCCACCATCACTGTTCATTCCTAAATCATAACCAGTAACTATTACTCTTTCACCAACTTTAAATATTGTAGAATTTGATTCAAAAACTGTTCCTGCTACATCAACTCCAGT
Protein-coding regions in this window:
- a CDS encoding RluA family pseudouridine synthase, with translation MAFTLRKYDAIKGKKIQLFLIQNLKFDPKIGQRLTSKGRIFDENMNQINAGDEIPTEHIFIAVFEGQTKGLKPLLEFEDFAIFDKPTNLMVHPISKNTSYSLLDEIRYHFGENANLIHRIDAETSGLVIVGKNKKSEIELKDMFQEKKYHKSYLAIVQGEIKEELKINKALDREGKAIGVRMKVCTQEEGGKESITIIKPIIYDKEKNLTLVEALPLTGRQHQIRVHLHSMGHTILGDPIYGVDDENAENYLNKTLSEEDRFKVTKSYRLWLHANYLEFNYKDVTYKIFSKNRDLYKEFF
- the purB gene encoding adenylosuccinate lyase, which produces MVERYARVEMSSKWTQEARYAAWLEVEKAAVKAWNKLGLIPDEDCEKIVKNASFSVERIEEIEAITKHDLIAFNTSVSESLGEESRWFHYGMTSSDAVDTGVALQMRDSLKIIIDDVKMLMESIKKRALEHKFTLMVGRSHGIHGEPITFGLTLAVWYDEVARHLKNLEETMDVIAVGQISGAMGNFAHAPLELEEYAMAELGLKPEPCSNQVIHRDRYARLATALALLASSVEKFAVQVRHLQRTEVYEAEEYFAKGQKGSSAMPHKRNPILTENITGLARMIRAYAIPAMENVALWHERDISHSSTERFWLPDAFITTDFMLHRMNSVIANLTVMPENMMKNLNLTGGLVFSQRVLLELPLQGVSREDAYRIVQRNAMKVWEEIQKGKPTTNEKGESLYLQYLLGDEELRASLSEEQIRECFNFDYYTKNVDAIFKRVFK
- a CDS encoding ribonucleoside-diphosphate reductase subunit alpha, with product MAIMIQKRNGRKELLDITKIQKMSMEATKGLEGVSQSELELDAHIKFIDGMHSKDIQDALIKTAVEKIDIDVPNWTFVAARLFLFDLYHRVGIATHGVKGEAYCHLKDYIKFGIEAGRLIPSIADGYDLDELNAYIDPSRDLLFNYLGIKTLYDRYLIKNRKAEPIELPQQMFMAIAMFLAQNEKDKQSKAKEFYDVVSKFEVMLATPTLSNARTNRHQLSSCYIGSSPDNIEGIFDGYKEMALLSKYGGGIGWDWNQIRSLGGVIDDHKSAAGGTVPFLKITNDLAIAVDQLGTRKGAIAVYLEPWHMDIVDFVDLKKNSGEERRRAHDLFPALWISDLFMERVMEDSYWTLFDPYEVRDLSETFGDEFKAKYVAYENDETITKDRMKAKDLWKKILTSYFEVGSPFLCWKDTANRTNPNSHVGHIRSSNLCTEIFQNTNPNHYKIKLEFEDGTVSTYEESDLVVVDGGVTKKANKVSALDSVNGKRVFIVEKEKIDGDTAVCNLASINLSKINTKEDIERVVPTAIRMLDNVIDLNFYPLRKVKATNLKSRSIGLGVMGEAEMLAQHQLAWGSSEHFKKIDQIMEAISYNTIKSSSDLASEKGVYPTFEGSKWSKGIMPHDLAPQAVNALVDKDLFDTSYDWDVLREKVKKDGMRNGYLMAIAPTSSISILVGTTQAIEPVYKRKWFEENLSGLIPVVVPRLSPETWAYYTPAFEIDQLQVIKAAAIRQKWIDQGQSTNIFMSLDKASGKYLHEIYTLAWKLGLKSTYYLRSQSPEAKNDVEDRSMECAGCQ
- a CDS encoding ribonucleotide-diphosphate reductase subunit beta; its protein translation is MERKTNYNPDSKESLNDRRVFGGNSDGMINFTRMKYQWALNLWDTMEANTWFPREVQMTGDAKDYKFLTPAEKRMYDLVLSQLIFMDSLQTNNLMDNINPYITAPEINACLARQSYEEANHSKSYAVMVESISDNTDLIYDMWKNDAKLREKNTYIAEVYKNLSGDIDDRKIVLALFANQILEGLYFYAGFAAIYALGKSGKMLGSSQMIRFIQRDEVTHLLLFQNMINSVRKERPDLFTSELEETVRAMFRKAVDLEASWGAYITQGQILGFTDGIIRQYIEYLADRRLEAVGYKAEYGVKHPIPWVDGYASFNDQRTNFFEGNVVNYSKGSIDFDDF
- a CDS encoding putative phage abortive infection protein; protein product: MKYLLIFFAIFAVVIIVIAISFASGVISVLPKEIGEYGQLGDFFGGTLNPIFAFFAFLTLLYTVYLQSETLKVSRKELLATKEELEKSRIAQEEQSESLKLQNQATKLQMFENTFFKLFEQHNKMLDNCYNSHGIISILNYQSNRINDVGGVLKDANKNELIDNFRYTNEHNNAVKNYFMVLYQLLKFIDIQCIKNNFDAKFFTNMVRAILDNEILKALAVNIVAYKDFTQYKEYVEKYELFEHLYIDDKDVNSNLLFDVLIEYDKKAFGKNEKILDKYNELKESKQ
- a CDS encoding acyl-CoA thioesterase is translated as MLTQNIMPRFSETDALGHINNNTYGVWFEAAREPIYKLFLPNLNIKKWCLVMAHSSNDFLKEVFWGEEVIVKTAVSKIGNSSFELKHAVYQKGVLCTSSKTVLIHYDFDSKIAIKIPDNIKAKLEEHIFTDNWDLKI
- a CDS encoding OmpA family protein, producing MSISGKIILLLFIFLLLNFISIFTFNYDEYFKDKSGSNIYFENKSSFNLFNKTEYKPSDFTITKIDNSIELSGTFENQKVAQDVIQALGINKEGTLTYQNNVVVDKGVLETIFLLIVPFKDFFADNSKISVINNEILLSGELKNKMYKNLIDTIILQKSKNIILKTEISIPEDNPINNQQNENSNEEVIKNETLKLPEIQLLINNILKDRKISFERKSSIPTEQSQNTIKEIAKILNENPNFKVEVAGHTDSRGEAALNKQISQDRANSVKNILVNSGVNETRIKAIGYGEEFPIAKDDENGLSEINRRVEFIIGE
- a CDS encoding YhdH/YhfP family quinone oxidoreductase, whose protein sequence is MKAFVVDKITDDKFICDVRDIAKPKCEKDEIIIKATYSCLNYKDALSSIGHPGVTRNFPHITGVDVAGTVFESNSTIFKVGERVIVTGYDLGMNSDGGHSEYVKVKASWVARIPDCISDKDIMIYGTAGLTAALSINELISNDISPESGDILVTGATGGVGSIAVSILNKLGYNVVALSGKEEKTNYLKSIGANEVIFRNEFLENIKKPLLKEKYAGVVDTVGGDILAQALKQVKYDGVVTCCGLTASYELNTNVYPFILRGVRLIGIDSVECKLSKNN